A DNA window from Aythya fuligula isolate bAytFul2 chromosome 4, bAytFul2.pri, whole genome shotgun sequence contains the following coding sequences:
- the OSTC gene encoding oligosaccharyltransferase complex subunit OSTC translates to MEALFRLPFAVLECPNIKLKRPGWVHMPSAMTVYALVVVSYFLITGGIIYDVIVEPPSVGSMTDEHGHQRPVAFLAYRVNGQYIMEGLASSFLFTMGGLGFIILDRSNAPNIPKLNRFLLLFIGFVSVLLSFFMARVFMRMKLPGYLMG, encoded by the exons ATGGAGGCGCTGTTCCGGCTGCCCTTCGCCGTGCTCGAGTGCCCCAACATCAAGCTCAAGCGGCCGGGATGGGTGCACATGCCCTCGGCCATGACGGTGTACGCGCTCGTGGTGGTCTCCTACTTCCTCATCACCGGAG GGATCATCTACGACGTGATCGTGGAGCCGCCCAGCGTGGGGTCGATGACGGACGAGCACGGGCACCAGCGGCCGGTGGCCTTCCTGGCCTACAG AGTAAATGGACAATATATTATGGAAGGGCTTGCATCTAGCTTCCTCTTCACGATGGGTGGTTTAGGATTCATAATTCTGGATCGATCCAATGCGCCAAATATCCCCAAGCTGAACAGGTTTCTCCTGCTCTTCATCGGATTTGTCAGCGTGCTTTTGAGCTTCTTCATGGCCAGAGTTTTCATGAGGATGAAATTACC GGGCTACTTGATGGGTTAG
- the RPL34 gene encoding 60S ribosomal protein L34 codes for MVQRLTYRRRLSYNTASNKTRLSRTPGNRIVYLYTKKVGKAPKSACGVCPGRLRGVRAVRPKVLMRLSKTKKHVSRAYGGSMCAKCVRDRIKRAFLIEEQKIVVKVLKAQAQSQKSK; via the exons ATGGTGCAGCGCCTGACCTACCGCCGTAGGTTGTCCTACAACACAGCTTCCAACAAGACCAGGCT GTCCCGAACGCCCGGGAACAGGATTGTTTACCTGTACACCAAGAAAGTAGGGAAGGCACCAAAGTCAGCATGTGGTGTATGCCCAGGAAGACTTCGCGGT GTCCGTGCTGTGCGCCCTAAAGTTCTCATGCGGCTGTCAAAAACGAAGAAGCACGTCAGCAGAGCCTATGGCGGTTCCATGTGTGCTAAGTGTGTCCGCGACAG gaTCAAGCGAGCTTTCCTTATCGAGGAGCAGAAGATCGTGGTGAAAGTGTTGAAGGCACAAGCACAGAGCCAAAAGTCCAAGTGA